From Amycolatopsis sp. YIM 10, the proteins below share one genomic window:
- a CDS encoding glycosyltransferase family 2 protein, with product MPVAVIVTYNSARDLPALLAGLAEAELPAVVVDNDSSDDTVAVAREAGARVVETGANLGYAGALNVAWRHLGARDAVLVLNPDSTVDGESVNALVRAADEGVGVAVPVLREADGALARSRRFEPSRRRALVDALLGRRAAWLPSGWSETEWAESAYRPGAADPEWTCGAALLITARCRELVGDWDERFWLYSEEVDFFRRVRATGLRTVFVPEATVTHRGGGSGSGPALTALLAVNRVRYFAKYHGRGAVAVFRSLVVLHELLRFRDAGHRAALKAVLRRECAR from the coding sequence ATGCCGGTTGCGGTGATCGTGACCTACAACAGTGCTCGTGATCTTCCCGCGTTGCTCGCGGGGCTCGCCGAAGCGGAACTCCCAGCCGTGGTGGTGGACAACGATTCCAGTGACGACACCGTCGCGGTGGCCAGGGAAGCGGGTGCGCGCGTGGTCGAAACCGGGGCCAATCTCGGTTACGCGGGCGCGCTCAACGTGGCCTGGCGCCACCTCGGCGCGCGGGACGCGGTGCTGGTGCTGAATCCGGATTCCACTGTGGATGGCGAGTCGGTGAACGCGCTGGTGCGCGCGGCGGACGAGGGAGTGGGCGTGGCGGTGCCGGTGCTCAGGGAGGCGGACGGGGCGCTGGCCCGGTCGCGCCGCTTCGAGCCGTCCCGGCGTCGCGCGCTGGTCGACGCCCTGCTCGGCAGGCGCGCGGCGTGGCTGCCTTCGGGCTGGAGCGAGACGGAATGGGCCGAAAGCGCGTACCGGCCCGGCGCCGCCGATCCCGAATGGACCTGTGGTGCGGCCCTGTTGATCACCGCCCGCTGCCGGGAACTGGTGGGGGACTGGGACGAACGGTTCTGGCTCTACTCCGAAGAGGTCGACTTCTTCCGCCGTGTCCGGGCCACCGGCCTGCGCACGGTTTTTGTGCCCGAAGCCACGGTGACCCATCGCGGTGGCGGCTCGGGCTCCGGGCCCGCGCTCACCGCGCTGCTCGCGGTCAACCGCGTGCGGTACTTCGCCAAGTACCACGGCCGCGGCGCGGTCGCGGTGTTCCGTTCGCTGGTGGTGCTTCACGAACTGCTGCGGTTCCGCGACGCCGGGCACCGGGCCGCGCTGAAGGCCGTACTGAGACGGGAATGTGCTCGATGA
- a CDS encoding lipopolysaccharide biosynthesis protein, with translation MTTQDEAPPKVKRALVLSLLNTVIGKFGGFFVSLLLARLLAPEDFGVFAVALVALQAVLSLNELGVSLAIVRWQGDPRAIAPTVTTISTVSSALLYVGCWFGAPAFAEAMGSPDAVGVLRLLCVSVLIDGATATAVQLVNRAFRQGAQLAADLLNLVVTCGLTVTLALNGAGAWSLAWGQLAGNALSALMLLKLVDYWPRPGFDRRQARELLAFGLPLAAASFVVFAMLNVDYVVIGRLLDVTALGFYVVAFNLSSWPVNTFSVVMRRVSLAAFARVQDEVASRGEALTRLAVILAVPTLPVCAALGVLALPAVTTLYGGKWAAAAAVVQFLAILGVVRVFAELCYDFLVALGRSRTCLWLQVGWFGSLVVALPIGAMWNGIAGVAALHALVAAVVILPAFAWMVRRTGVSLRQLGFALSRPVLGVVVMIAVMFGVRFLTDPSALQLFLGVGLGLLVYLPFVWPLRHQLRDLR, from the coding sequence ATGACCACTCAGGACGAAGCGCCGCCGAAGGTGAAGCGGGCGCTGGTGCTGAGCCTGCTGAACACGGTGATCGGCAAGTTCGGCGGCTTCTTCGTCTCCCTGCTGCTGGCCAGGCTGCTGGCGCCGGAGGACTTCGGCGTGTTCGCCGTGGCGCTGGTGGCGTTGCAGGCCGTGCTGTCGCTGAACGAACTGGGCGTGAGCCTGGCGATCGTGCGGTGGCAGGGCGATCCGCGCGCGATCGCGCCGACGGTCACCACGATTTCCACGGTGTCCAGCGCGCTGCTGTACGTCGGGTGCTGGTTCGGCGCGCCCGCGTTCGCCGAGGCGATGGGCTCACCGGACGCCGTCGGCGTGCTGCGGCTGCTGTGCGTTTCGGTGTTGATCGACGGGGCGACCGCGACCGCGGTGCAGCTGGTCAACCGCGCCTTCCGGCAGGGCGCGCAGCTCGCGGCCGACCTGCTGAACCTGGTGGTCACCTGCGGGCTGACGGTGACGCTGGCGCTGAACGGGGCCGGGGCGTGGAGCCTGGCGTGGGGGCAGCTGGCAGGCAACGCCTTGTCCGCGCTGATGTTGCTCAAGCTGGTGGACTACTGGCCGCGGCCGGGCTTCGACCGGCGGCAGGCCCGGGAGCTGCTGGCGTTCGGCCTGCCGCTGGCTGCGGCGAGCTTTGTCGTTTTTGCCATGTTGAACGTGGACTACGTGGTGATCGGCAGGCTGCTGGACGTCACCGCGCTGGGCTTCTACGTGGTCGCGTTCAATCTCTCGAGCTGGCCGGTGAACACGTTCTCCGTGGTGATGCGGCGGGTTTCGCTGGCGGCGTTCGCGCGTGTGCAGGACGAGGTGGCTTCGCGTGGTGAGGCACTGACGCGCCTCGCGGTGATCCTGGCGGTGCCGACCTTGCCGGTGTGCGCGGCTTTGGGGGTGCTGGCGCTGCCCGCGGTCACCACCCTGTACGGCGGCAAGTGGGCGGCCGCGGCGGCGGTCGTGCAGTTCCTCGCGATCCTCGGTGTGGTCCGGGTTTTCGCCGAGTTGTGCTACGACTTCCTGGTGGCGCTGGGCCGCTCGCGGACCTGCTTGTGGTTGCAGGTCGGGTGGTTCGGCTCGCTGGTCGTCGCGCTGCCGATCGGCGCGATGTGGAACGGGATCGCCGGGGTGGCGGCCCTGCACGCGCTGGTGGCGGCGGTGGTGATCCTGCCCGCGTTCGCGTGGATGGTGCGGCGGACCGGGGTTTCACTGCGGCAGCTGGGCTTCGCGTTGTCGCGGCCGGTGCTCGGGGTCGTGGTGATGATCGCGGTGATGTTCGGGGTGCGGTTCCTGACCGATCCCTCGGCGCTGCAACTGTTCCTCGGCGTGGGCCTCGGGCTTCTGGTGTACCTGCCGTTCGTCTGGCCGCTGCGCCATCAGCTACGGGACTTGCGCTAG
- a CDS encoding MFS transporter, which yields MYLTTRNSPSVTEKPVTGGKLPSTVFALGFVSLLTDVSAEMITAFLPVYLLYTLQLGYVQFGLLDGLYNGATAILRLFGGFVADRLRKPKLVAMAGYGASALAKLAFPLVGASGAGIGGVLAFDRAGKGLRTAPRDALITLSTPPGRLGRAFGVHRAMDTFGALLGPLVTFWILVELGTGAPPVFVVSFCFAVLGCIVLAAFVREHEPPSPKPARSPVSWRACAGLLRDRRIRRITVAAGLLGLVTISDAFVFVVLQKTSGLPLELLPLLPLGTALVFLAAAVPMGLAADRFGRWPVFFAGHVVLLGVYAVLLVPGGGFGVAIAALAGHGLFYAATDGVLMAYAGPLVPESLRASGLAVVQTGQAVARLVSSVAFGFLLAAMTTRSAVLLVLIAFVLALAGSAFLLKQRRPDALAA from the coding sequence GTGTATCTCACTACGCGGAACAGCCCATCGGTCACCGAAAAGCCGGTGACCGGCGGAAAGCTGCCATCGACGGTGTTCGCGCTGGGTTTTGTCAGCCTGCTCACCGACGTCTCCGCCGAAATGATCACCGCGTTCCTGCCGGTCTACCTGCTGTACACGCTGCAGCTCGGTTATGTCCAGTTCGGACTGCTCGACGGGCTGTACAACGGGGCGACGGCGATACTGCGGCTGTTCGGGGGCTTTGTCGCCGATCGCCTGCGCAAGCCGAAACTGGTCGCGATGGCCGGCTACGGCGCTTCGGCACTGGCCAAACTGGCGTTTCCGCTGGTCGGCGCCTCGGGCGCGGGAATCGGCGGGGTGCTCGCCTTCGACCGCGCGGGCAAGGGCCTGCGCACCGCGCCGCGCGACGCGCTGATCACCCTGTCCACCCCACCCGGACGCCTCGGCCGCGCATTCGGTGTGCACCGGGCGATGGACACGTTCGGCGCGTTGCTCGGCCCGTTGGTCACTTTCTGGATCTTGGTCGAACTGGGCACCGGCGCCCCTCCGGTTTTTGTGGTCAGTTTCTGCTTCGCCGTACTGGGCTGCATCGTGCTGGCGGCGTTCGTCCGCGAGCACGAACCACCCTCGCCGAAACCCGCGCGCTCACCGGTGTCGTGGCGCGCCTGCGCCGGGCTGCTGCGCGACCGCCGCATCCGGCGGATCACCGTCGCGGCCGGGCTGCTCGGCCTGGTCACCATCAGCGACGCCTTCGTTTTTGTGGTGCTGCAGAAGACCTCCGGGCTGCCGCTGGAACTGCTGCCCCTGCTGCCGCTGGGCACCGCGCTGGTGTTCCTCGCCGCCGCCGTGCCGATGGGACTGGCCGCCGACCGGTTCGGACGCTGGCCGGTGTTCTTCGCCGGGCACGTGGTGCTGCTCGGGGTGTACGCGGTGCTGCTGGTGCCGGGCGGTGGTTTCGGCGTCGCGATCGCCGCGCTGGCCGGGCACGGCCTGTTCTACGCGGCCACCGACGGTGTGCTGATGGCCTACGCGGGCCCGCTGGTGCCGGAGTCGCTGCGGGCCAGCGGGCTGGCCGTGGTCCAGACCGGACAGGCGGTGGCGCGCCTGGTCTCCTCGGTGGCCTTCGGTTTCCTGCTGGCCGCGATGACCACGCGTTCGGCGGTGTTGCTGGTGCTGATCGCCTTTGTGCTCGCACTGGCCGGGTCGGCGTTCCTTTTGAAACAGCGGAGGCCGGATGCGCTGGCTGCGTGA
- a CDS encoding O-antigen ligase, giving the protein MQTAPFVGRPEPIWKRLDGAGLVCIYLAMLLIIPARLVFSRIPMTLAPTIAFAALLGVLWLCSQLVDTLGVAKGHNAPRVALACFLAANLITYGVATRRHLPDDELNLADSGMIRITAMTAIGVFVCDTVTVRDRLNRLLRVLVTVIAICAGIGLVQFALDLDLTQYLNFPGLKATSEYSNPERASFRRPSGTTNHPIEFGVVCALAIPFAAHYLFRAMDRGEPRWKWALCLAMVGGGALVSLSRTAILSLAVVLLVVIATVRGRRRLVVAGMSLGFASAAVLAVPGLFGTLYGLFANIDTDPSVTSRTDDYDEAWRHIALHPLSGRGFGTFLPDKYLILDNQYLMTLIETGWIGLVTFVGMFVVGLYAAVRVCVISRNREMRSLAGAMISAMLIALISAATFDLLSFSVIAGLSFFSVGLCGSLLRIARAENPPPARVGRVTWTEKLKASLKAGAE; this is encoded by the coding sequence GTGCAGACCGCGCCCTTCGTCGGCCGGCCCGAGCCGATCTGGAAGCGGCTCGACGGCGCCGGGCTGGTGTGCATCTACCTGGCGATGCTGTTGATCATCCCGGCCCGCCTGGTGTTCTCGCGCATCCCGATGACGCTGGCGCCGACCATCGCCTTCGCCGCGCTGCTCGGCGTGCTGTGGTTGTGCAGCCAGCTGGTCGACACGCTCGGCGTGGCCAAGGGGCACAACGCACCACGGGTCGCGCTCGCCTGCTTCCTGGCCGCGAACCTGATCACCTACGGCGTCGCGACCCGGCGGCACCTGCCCGACGACGAGCTGAACCTGGCCGACAGCGGCATGATCCGGATCACCGCGATGACCGCGATCGGCGTTTTTGTCTGCGACACGGTGACCGTGCGGGACAGGCTGAACCGGCTGCTGCGGGTGCTGGTGACCGTGATCGCGATCTGCGCGGGCATCGGGCTGGTCCAGTTCGCCCTGGACCTCGATCTCACGCAGTACCTGAACTTTCCCGGGCTGAAGGCCACTTCGGAGTACAGCAACCCGGAGCGCGCGAGCTTCCGGCGGCCGTCCGGCACCACGAACCATCCGATCGAGTTCGGCGTGGTCTGCGCGCTGGCGATCCCGTTCGCCGCGCACTACCTGTTCCGCGCGATGGATCGTGGTGAACCGCGCTGGAAGTGGGCGCTGTGCCTGGCCATGGTCGGTGGCGGCGCGCTGGTTTCGTTGTCCCGCACCGCAATCCTCAGCCTCGCGGTGGTGCTGCTGGTGGTGATCGCCACCGTGCGCGGGCGGCGACGGCTGGTCGTCGCGGGCATGTCGCTCGGCTTCGCGTCGGCCGCGGTGCTGGCGGTGCCAGGCCTGTTCGGCACGTTGTACGGGCTGTTCGCCAACATCGACACCGATCCGAGCGTCACCTCGCGCACCGACGACTACGACGAGGCGTGGCGGCACATCGCGCTGCATCCGTTGTCCGGCCGCGGGTTCGGCACCTTCCTGCCGGACAAGTACCTGATCCTGGACAACCAGTACCTGATGACGTTGATCGAGACCGGCTGGATCGGGCTGGTCACCTTCGTCGGCATGTTCGTGGTCGGCCTGTACGCGGCGGTGCGGGTGTGCGTGATCAGCCGGAACCGCGAGATGCGCAGCCTGGCCGGGGCGATGATCTCGGCGATGCTGATCGCGTTGATCTCGGCGGCCACCTTCGACCTGCTGAGCTTCAGCGTGATCGCCGGACTCAGCTTCTTCTCCGTCGGCCTGTGCGGTTCGCTGCTGCGCATCGCGCGCGCGGAGAACCCGCCGCCCGCCAGGGTCGGCCGTGTCACCTGGACCGAAAAGCTCAAGGCGAGCCTGAAGGCGGGAGCGGAATGA
- a CDS encoding DUF6492 family protein, producing the protein MTDFAVLTPSYAPDAPLFEALHRSVLDHTDAVHYVVVPPADRALFARYEGDRCRIWTYPELLPKRYLATPKPGIWLNARRPWPPVRGWVLQQAVKLAAAARFDARAVLMMDSDVVLVRRTTADSFAVNGRIGLFRAENAVHSGMPRHVRWHAVARELLGLPPSAGPPLPDYVSPFNVWEPAVVRLLQNRIQEVTGKSWLDLFTGRLHISEFILYGVFADEVLGGSIPRVPSDSLYCHTYWDTTPLDEAGALDFAGRLAPDALAVMISAKSGTSPENRHAALSACAAAVSPTRQD; encoded by the coding sequence ATGACCGATTTTGCCGTGCTGACGCCGAGTTACGCGCCGGACGCGCCGCTGTTCGAAGCGCTGCACCGGTCCGTGCTCGACCACACCGACGCGGTGCACTACGTGGTGGTGCCGCCGGCCGATCGTGCGTTGTTCGCGCGGTACGAGGGCGATCGGTGTCGCATTTGGACCTATCCCGAACTGCTGCCGAAGCGGTACCTGGCCACGCCGAAGCCCGGAATCTGGCTCAATGCCAGGCGACCGTGGCCGCCGGTTCGCGGCTGGGTGTTGCAGCAGGCGGTGAAACTGGCCGCCGCCGCGCGGTTCGACGCCCGTGCGGTGCTGATGATGGACTCCGACGTGGTGCTGGTCCGGCGCACCACGGCCGACAGCTTCGCGGTGAACGGGCGGATCGGTCTGTTCCGCGCGGAGAACGCGGTGCACTCCGGCATGCCGCGGCACGTGCGCTGGCACGCCGTCGCCCGCGAGCTGCTCGGCCTGCCGCCGTCGGCGGGGCCGCCGCTGCCGGACTACGTCAGCCCGTTCAACGTCTGGGAACCCGCCGTGGTCCGGCTGTTGCAGAACCGGATCCAGGAGGTCACCGGCAAGAGCTGGCTCGACCTGTTCACCGGGCGGCTGCACATCTCCGAGTTCATTCTCTACGGCGTGTTCGCCGACGAGGTGCTCGGCGGCAGCATTCCGCGTGTGCCGTCGGATTCGCTGTACTGCCACACCTACTGGGACACCACCCCGCTCGACGAGGCGGGCGCGCTGGACTTCGCCGGTCGCCTCGCCCCGGACGCGCTGGCCGTGATGATCTCCGCGAAGTCCGGCACCTCCCCCGAAAACCGGCACGCGGCGTTGAGCGCCTGTGCCGCCGCGGTTTCCCCGACGAGACAGGACTGA
- a CDS encoding aminoglycoside phosphotransferase family protein, with translation MADFKFEQDLVRALLREQHPDLANLELRDVDGGWDNQQWRLGDELAVRMPRTERAPGLLDTERKWLPVLAERLPLPTPVPVRAGKPSSLFEHTWTIACWVDGEPADHAPITRDNAAEVLAEFLSALHEPAPADAPANPTRGGPLADWPPLAGISDGAREVWEKALAAPVFQGAPIWLHGDLHPANVIVRDGTLAGVIDFGELCAGDPATDLSAAWLLLPDGAASRFFDAYGKADEATIARARGWAVLRALGLIEVGRNGRLGLPGGKPSWESAGYATLDRVLAQVP, from the coding sequence ATGGCGGACTTCAAGTTCGAACAGGACCTGGTGCGGGCACTGCTCCGGGAGCAGCACCCGGATCTCGCGAACCTCGAACTCCGCGACGTCGACGGCGGCTGGGACAACCAGCAGTGGCGGCTCGGGGACGAGCTGGCCGTGCGGATGCCGCGCACCGAACGCGCGCCCGGGCTGCTGGACACGGAGCGGAAGTGGTTGCCGGTCCTCGCGGAACGCCTGCCGTTGCCCACGCCCGTCCCGGTGCGCGCCGGCAAGCCGTCGAGCCTGTTCGAGCACACGTGGACGATCGCCTGCTGGGTGGACGGTGAACCGGCTGATCACGCGCCGATCACCCGCGACAATGCCGCCGAAGTCCTCGCGGAGTTCCTGAGCGCACTGCACGAACCGGCGCCCGCCGACGCGCCCGCCAACCCCACGCGCGGCGGCCCGCTAGCGGATTGGCCGCCCTTGGCCGGTATCTCCGATGGCGCACGGGAAGTCTGGGAGAAGGCCCTCGCGGCACCCGTCTTCCAGGGCGCGCCGATCTGGCTGCACGGCGACCTGCACCCGGCGAACGTGATCGTCCGGGACGGGACGCTCGCCGGGGTGATCGACTTCGGCGAGCTGTGCGCGGGTGATCCCGCGACCGACCTGTCCGCCGCCTGGCTTCTCCTGCCCGACGGCGCGGCGAGCCGGTTCTTCGACGCCTACGGAAAGGCCGACGAAGCGACCATCGCACGGGCCCGCGGCTGGGCCGTCCTGCGCGCACTCGGCCTGATCGAGGTCGGGCGGAACGGCAGGCTCGGTCTGCCAGGGGGCAAACCGAGCTGGGAATCGGCCGGGTACGCCACGCTCGACCGGGTGCTAGCGCAAGTCCCGTAG
- a CDS encoding class I SAM-dependent methyltransferase, translating to MRAFGSEDFARAFDQVVLAGSWQEEPQYYPRYQTRYEAVLHRFAALAPDEPVDVLEVGGGQLAAMARHLWADRATVADITDACFPTLAEQGIETFRFNLAVDESGGDRKFDVILLSEVIEHLPVPGHVALRRLREMLRPGGHLICTTPNLYRLRNIVYLALGRPIFDHFDIPGDRGCGHVLEYSAEHLRWQIERAGFADIELELREFAHVPNRRTDRLLMRVGKPLLRVPRFRDNLLATAVAP from the coding sequence ATGCGCGCCTTCGGATCCGAGGACTTCGCCCGCGCCTTCGACCAGGTGGTGCTCGCCGGGAGCTGGCAGGAGGAGCCGCAGTACTACCCGCGGTACCAGACCCGGTACGAGGCGGTGCTGCACCGGTTCGCCGCGCTGGCCCCGGACGAGCCGGTGGACGTGCTGGAGGTCGGCGGTGGGCAGCTCGCCGCGATGGCCAGGCACCTGTGGGCCGACCGCGCGACCGTCGCCGACATCACCGACGCGTGCTTCCCCACGCTGGCCGAACAGGGCATCGAGACGTTCCGCTTCAACCTCGCCGTGGACGAAAGCGGCGGCGACCGGAAGTTCGACGTGATCCTGCTGTCCGAGGTGATCGAGCACCTGCCGGTGCCCGGCCACGTGGCGCTGCGGCGGCTGCGGGAGATGCTGCGCCCCGGCGGGCACCTGATCTGCACCACGCCGAACCTGTACCGGTTGCGCAACATCGTCTACCTGGCGCTGGGGCGGCCGATCTTCGACCACTTCGACATTCCCGGCGACCGGGGTTGCGGGCACGTGCTGGAGTACTCGGCCGAGCACCTGCGCTGGCAGATCGAGCGCGCCGGCTTCGCCGACATCGAGCTGGAGCTGCGGGAGTTCGCGCACGTGCCGAACCGCCGGACCGACCGGCTGCTGATGCGCGTGGGAAAGCCGCTGCTGCGGGTGCCGAGATTCCGGGACAACCTGCTCGCCACGGCCGTAGCCCCCTGA
- a CDS encoding WecB/TagA/CpsF family glycosyltransferase — MTETGLVDLVDLAWTRGDGGWIVTANVDIARAVTRRPELAGLIAKADLVVADGMPLVWAARLAGDHLPERVTGSSLVFSLSAAAAAAGRSIYLLGGEPGVPEAAADALSARYPELKVAGTHSPPFGFERDPAELAEVIDRVRSANPDLVLVGLGFPKQELLIEQLREVHPEAWYVGCGAGIPMAAGEFSRAPERLQRWGGEWLHRLALEPKRLARRYFVDDAPFALRLLSGAIVRRVRR; from the coding sequence GTGACCGAAACCGGTCTCGTCGACCTCGTCGACCTCGCGTGGACCCGCGGGGACGGCGGCTGGATCGTCACCGCGAACGTCGACATCGCCCGCGCGGTCACCCGCCGTCCCGAACTGGCCGGGCTGATCGCCAAGGCCGACCTGGTCGTCGCCGACGGCATGCCGCTGGTCTGGGCCGCGCGGCTGGCCGGCGACCACCTCCCCGAACGCGTCACCGGTTCCTCGCTGGTGTTCTCGCTGTCCGCCGCGGCGGCCGCCGCCGGTCGCTCCATCTACCTGCTCGGCGGTGAGCCGGGTGTGCCGGAGGCCGCCGCCGACGCGCTGAGCGCCCGCTACCCGGAACTGAAGGTGGCCGGTACGCACTCGCCGCCGTTCGGCTTCGAACGCGACCCCGCCGAGCTGGCCGAGGTGATCGACAGGGTCCGCTCGGCGAACCCCGACCTGGTGCTGGTCGGGCTCGGTTTTCCCAAGCAGGAGCTGCTGATCGAGCAGTTGCGCGAGGTGCACCCGGAGGCCTGGTACGTCGGCTGCGGAGCGGGCATCCCGATGGCCGCCGGTGAGTTCAGCCGGGCACCCGAGCGGTTGCAGCGCTGGGGCGGCGAGTGGCTGCACCGGCTGGCGCTGGAGCCGAAGCGGCTGGCCCGCCGGTACTTCGTCGACGACGCGCCGTTCGCCCTGCGCCTGCTGTCGGGCGCCATCGTCCGGCGGGTGAGGAGATGA
- a CDS encoding DUF3558 domain-containing protein, translated as MRHPTRNLCWAACLALLLSGCGGNDVPGTPTVPTTGAIEPAPPSSEAAEVPGHGAPTVTNPLDTSGREAQPCGLLTDTQINGLLGTDINESVDDGSGPGCRWHSYGSQAASVAVRFPKVTDNGLTAIYGAKGHQYKFFKEMPPVRGYPSVAWDTTDETMTKGECHVAVGTSDRSTVEASVSLSKKNVGTKDPCEAAHQVLDMVIGNIQGNN; from the coding sequence ATGCGCCACCCCACCCGGAACTTGTGCTGGGCAGCCTGCCTGGCTTTGCTGCTCAGCGGCTGTGGAGGCAACGACGTGCCCGGCACGCCGACCGTGCCCACCACGGGCGCGATCGAACCGGCACCGCCATCCAGCGAAGCGGCAGAGGTTCCCGGTCACGGCGCACCGACGGTGACCAATCCGCTCGACACCAGTGGGCGGGAAGCGCAACCTTGCGGGCTCCTCACCGACACCCAGATCAACGGCCTGCTCGGCACTGACATCAACGAAAGCGTGGACGACGGCAGTGGCCCAGGCTGCAGGTGGCACAGCTATGGGTCGCAGGCCGCGTCCGTCGCAGTCCGGTTCCCGAAGGTCACCGACAACGGCCTCACCGCCATCTACGGGGCGAAGGGCCACCAGTACAAGTTCTTCAAGGAAATGCCCCCCGTTCGTGGCTACCCGTCCGTCGCTTGGGACACCACGGACGAAACCATGACCAAGGGCGAGTGCCATGTCGCCGTGGGCACGTCGGACCGGTCCACGGTGGAGGCGTCGGTGTCCTTGTCGAAGAAGAACGTGGGTACGAAGGATCCCTGCGAGGCCGCGCATCAGGTGCTCGACATGGTGATCGGCAACATTCAAGGCAACAACTGA